A genomic segment from candidate division TA06 bacterium encodes:
- a CDS encoding response regulator transcription factor: protein MKRILIADDHRIFRDGLRTMFQQAGDQVVAEAGDGLAAGELCQKHRPDLVIMDITMPGLNGIEALRRIKAENPGTMVIMLSMHTDLQFIIGSLRAGASGYLLKESAFDELAMAVRTIRQNGTYLSSSIADTVIRDYLAQRPKNTDGAFSVLTPREREVLQLIAEGRTTKEIAAGLKLSSKTVETHRQQMMDKLGLHSIAQLTKFAVREGMTSP from the coding sequence ATGAAGAGGATACTGATAGCCGACGACCACCGGATATTCCGGGACGGACTGCGGACCATGTTCCAGCAGGCCGGAGACCAGGTGGTGGCCGAGGCCGGCGACGGGCTGGCGGCGGGGGAACTGTGCCAAAAACACCGGCCCGACCTGGTGATCATGGACATCACCATGCCGGGCTTGAACGGCATAGAGGCCTTGCGCCGGATCAAGGCGGAAAACCCCGGCACCATGGTGATAATGCTTTCGATGCACACCGACCTCCAGTTCATCATCGGATCGCTGAGGGCCGGGGCCTCCGGCTACCTGCTCAAGGAATCGGCCTTCGACGAGCTGGCCATGGCCGTCAGGACCATCAGGCAGAACGGGACATACCTGAGCTCTTCCATCGCGGACACCGTGATAAGGGACTACCTGGCCCAGCGGCCCAAAAACACGGACGGGGCCTTCTCGGTGCTGACCCCCAGGGAACGGGAGGTGCTGCAGCTGATCGCCGAGGGCCGGACCACCAAGGAGATAGCCGCCGGGCTTAAGCTCAGCAGCAAGACGGTGGAGACCCACCGCCAGCAGATGATGGACAAGCTGGGCCTGCACAGCATAGCCCAGCTGACGAAGTTCGCCGTCAGGGAGGGCATGACCAGCCCCTGA